A single window of Chloroflexota bacterium DNA harbors:
- a CDS encoding ASKHA domain-containing protein yields the protein MPEDRAIEAEVGTTILDAAHANDIPVETVCAGKGTCGTCRVLVRDAEVPEPTPHDKRRLAIAQLAGGWRLACQHPVDAGAVYSHPLGIRAVRVVESAGLGRISLDPNIQKIYVKPSPPSLHDPRADWSLVQDELAAAAGDLDPTRDALSRLGAIGEDISQGVTVVIAGNRVISVERGDTTGVAYGLAFDIGTTTVVGALMDLTTGQEVAVASDINGQHIYGGDVISRMSATMRGPEFVERLHRAILDTVRGIATRCLEAADVRPDRVYEATFVGNTVMTHLLLGIDPSRISYSPFAPTTVDPVSLRASELDLPVLPSAWVWVAPAVASYVGGDIVGVMLSTNLGRRRGTTLVIDVGTNGEIVLAHRRRLFATAAPAGPAFEGAEITRGMRAAPGAIERVRITPTSVEVDVIGGGEPEGICGSGLVDAVAELLRVGAVAPSGRLLSRDEMERTLPGLADRVRPDDTGGEFVLTGDPASPEESIALHAQDIRRLQLAKGSIRCGTNVLLREAGLKPSDLDRVMLAGAFGSYIDPAQALAIGLLPPVPEQAVEAIGNAAGHGARMCLLSLTSRVRATDLPGHVHYVELSAVPDFQDQFGDAMGFPASDENVV from the coding sequence TTGCCCGAAGACCGCGCGATCGAGGCGGAAGTCGGCACGACGATCCTCGACGCCGCCCACGCCAACGACATTCCCGTGGAGACGGTGTGCGCCGGGAAGGGCACCTGCGGCACCTGCCGGGTGCTGGTGCGCGACGCCGAGGTTCCCGAGCCGACGCCGCACGACAAGCGCCGCCTGGCGATCGCGCAGCTCGCCGGCGGATGGCGCCTGGCCTGCCAGCACCCGGTGGACGCGGGCGCGGTCTACTCGCATCCATTGGGGATTCGCGCGGTGCGGGTGGTGGAGAGCGCCGGATTGGGGCGCATCAGTCTCGATCCGAATATCCAGAAGATTTATGTCAAGCCGTCGCCGCCGTCCCTGCACGATCCGCGCGCCGACTGGAGCCTGGTGCAGGACGAGCTGGCCGCGGCCGCCGGCGACCTCGATCCGACGCGGGATGCGCTGAGCCGGCTGGGGGCGATCGGCGAGGACATCAGCCAGGGCGTCACGGTGGTGATCGCCGGCAACCGGGTGATCTCGGTCGAGCGCGGCGATACCACCGGCGTGGCCTATGGCCTGGCGTTCGATATCGGCACGACCACGGTGGTGGGTGCGCTGATGGACTTGACCACCGGGCAAGAGGTCGCCGTTGCGTCCGACATCAACGGCCAGCACATCTACGGCGGCGACGTGATCAGTCGCATGAGCGCGACCATGCGCGGCCCTGAGTTCGTCGAGCGCCTGCACCGGGCGATCCTGGACACGGTGCGCGGCATTGCCACCCGCTGCCTGGAGGCCGCGGACGTGCGTCCGGACCGCGTCTACGAGGCCACGTTCGTCGGCAACACGGTGATGACGCACCTGCTGCTGGGCATCGATCCGTCGCGCATCTCGTATTCGCCGTTTGCGCCGACCACGGTCGATCCGGTGTCCCTGCGGGCGTCGGAGCTCGACTTGCCGGTGCTCCCGTCGGCGTGGGTGTGGGTGGCGCCTGCGGTGGCCAGCTATGTCGGCGGCGACATCGTGGGCGTGATGCTGAGCACGAATCTGGGACGCCGCCGCGGTACGACGCTGGTCATCGACGTGGGCACCAACGGTGAGATCGTGCTGGCGCACCGGCGGCGGCTTTTCGCCACGGCCGCGCCCGCCGGACCGGCATTCGAAGGCGCCGAGATCACGCGCGGCATGCGCGCGGCGCCCGGGGCGATCGAGCGCGTGCGCATCACCCCCACGTCGGTGGAGGTGGATGTGATCGGCGGCGGCGAGCCCGAGGGGATCTGTGGATCGGGCCTCGTCGACGCGGTGGCCGAGTTGCTGCGCGTGGGCGCGGTGGCGCCGAGCGGCCGGCTGCTCTCGCGGGACGAAATGGAGCGGACGCTGCCCGGCCTGGCCGACCGGGTGCGGCCCGACGACACCGGCGGCGAATTCGTGCTCACGGGCGATCCGGCGTCGCCGGAGGAGAGTATCGCGCTGCATGCGCAGGACATCCGACGCTTGCAGCTGGCCAAGGGCAGCATTCGCTGCGGCACGAACGTCCTCTTGCGCGAGGCCGGCTTGAAGCCGTCCGATCTCGACCGCGTGATGCTGGCCGGCGCCTTCGGCAGCTACATCGATCCGGCGCAGGCCCTGGCCATCGGGCTGCTGCCGCCGGTGCCGGAGCAGGCCGTCGAGGCGATTGGCAACGCCGCCGGCCATGGGGCGCGCATGTGCCTGCTGTCATTGACGTCGCGCGTGCGCGCCACCGACCTGCCCGGCCACGTGCATTATGTCGAGTTGTCCGCCGTACCCGACTTCCAGGATCAGTTCGGCGACGCCATGGGCTTTCCGGCGTCTGACGAAAACGTCGTCTAG
- a CDS encoding NADH-quinone oxidoreductase subunit B, producing the protein MTTTVDKLFSWAQSNALWGMGFGLACCAIEMMASASPHYDLDRFGTIFRSSPRQSDVMVVSGTVTNKMAPVVKRLYDQMPDPKWVIAMGACATCGGPFRSYSTLQGVDRVVPVDVYIAGCPPRPEALIDGIMMLQRKIQRDGIMGTGRLKALREEQAAEAG; encoded by the coding sequence ATGACCACCACGGTGGACAAGCTGTTCTCCTGGGCACAATCAAACGCGTTGTGGGGCATGGGGTTCGGGCTGGCCTGCTGCGCCATCGAGATGATGGCGAGCGCTTCACCGCACTACGACCTCGATCGCTTCGGCACTATCTTTCGCTCGTCGCCGCGGCAGTCGGACGTGATGGTCGTCTCCGGCACCGTCACCAACAAGATGGCCCCCGTCGTCAAGCGCCTCTACGACCAGATGCCCGACCCCAAGTGGGTGATCGCCATGGGCGCGTGCGCCACCTGCGGCGGGCCCTTCCGCAGCTACAGCACGCTGCAGGGCGTCGACCGCGTGGTGCCCGTGGACGTCTACATCGCCGGGTGCCCGCCGCGACCCGAGGCGCTCATCGACGGCATCATGATGCTGCAGCGCAAGATTCAACGCGACGGCATCATGGGCACGGGCCGGTTGAAGGCGCTGCGCGAGGAGCAGGCGGCCGAAGCCGGATAG
- a CDS encoding ABC transporter permease, with the protein MIAVRREWRASYAFVELNVRAIKRYWGWEAVWLAFAIVNALTVAYIAPGGREIAGEAFATDRLVLSLVIGTVVWAYLQQVFDSVGFMIAWQRWEGTIESTFMAPARRLAMVAGTSAFAIAYAFVRALLVLAVVSLFFDLDLLQANWLTALVTICVGSVGFLGLALMVSALPLLFLERGEQMVMITLAALLLVSGVFYPIEVLPGWLQVVGRLSPATYVLEGMRAAVLDGASVGDVAELFLPLLAIAAVALPLGVVVFRAAERYALRSGRLKRHG; encoded by the coding sequence ATGATTGCCGTTCGGCGTGAATGGCGAGCGTCCTATGCCTTCGTGGAGCTGAACGTCCGCGCCATCAAGCGTTACTGGGGGTGGGAGGCCGTCTGGCTGGCCTTTGCCATCGTCAACGCGCTGACGGTGGCCTACATCGCGCCCGGCGGACGAGAGATCGCGGGCGAGGCCTTCGCCACCGACCGGCTGGTGCTCTCTCTGGTCATCGGCACCGTGGTGTGGGCCTATCTGCAGCAGGTGTTCGACTCCGTCGGCTTCATGATCGCCTGGCAGCGCTGGGAAGGGACGATCGAAAGCACCTTCATGGCGCCCGCGCGACGCCTCGCGATGGTGGCCGGCACCAGCGCGTTTGCGATTGCCTACGCCTTCGTCCGTGCCCTGCTGGTGCTGGCCGTGGTGTCGCTATTCTTCGACCTCGATCTGCTGCAGGCCAATTGGCTCACGGCGCTGGTCACGATCTGTGTCGGCAGCGTTGGCTTCCTTGGGCTGGCGCTGATGGTGTCAGCCCTGCCGTTGCTGTTCCTGGAACGCGGCGAGCAGATGGTGATGATCACGCTCGCGGCGTTGCTGCTCGTGTCCGGCGTGTTCTACCCGATTGAGGTGCTGCCGGGCTGGCTCCAGGTCGTGGGGCGTCTCTCACCGGCTACCTACGTGCTGGAGGGCATGCGCGCAGCGGTGCTGGACGGAGCATCGGTAGGCGACGTGGCCGAGCTATTCCTACCGTTGCTGGCCATCGCGGCCGTGGCGCTGCCGCTCGGCGTCGTGGTCTTTCGCGCCGCCGAGCGCTATGCGCTGCGCAGCGGGCGCCTGAAGCGACACGGATGA
- the hisG gene encoding ATP phosphoribosyltransferase produces the protein MWERTSGMDPVQLGIPKGSLQDATIELLRRAGWSVSVSSRNYVPGIDDDHVRCKLVRAQEISRYVADGSLDAGITGLDWTLENASDVRVVADLVYSKASFQPTRWVLAVPNDSPAQCAEDLQGGKIATELVNFSTKYFSDREIDVSVEFSWGATELKAAEGLADAIVEVTETETTIRAHGLRVIETLTTSNPQLIANHAAYADSGKRRKIDQIALLLKGALEAESRVGLKMNVPRAKVEAIVEVLPSITAPTVANLFGTDWLSIEIVVSEHEVRELIPELRAKGAEGIIEYPLNKIV, from the coding sequence ATGTGGGAGCGCACATCAGGTATGGATCCGGTACAGCTGGGGATTCCCAAGGGCAGTTTGCAAGACGCGACCATTGAGTTGCTCCGCCGCGCGGGCTGGAGCGTCTCGGTGTCGTCGCGCAACTACGTACCGGGCATCGATGACGACCATGTGCGCTGCAAGCTGGTGCGCGCCCAAGAAATTTCGCGCTACGTCGCCGACGGCAGTCTCGACGCGGGCATCACCGGACTCGACTGGACCCTTGAGAACGCCTCCGACGTGCGCGTCGTCGCGGACCTGGTCTATTCCAAGGCCAGCTTCCAGCCGACGCGCTGGGTGCTAGCGGTGCCCAACGACTCGCCGGCGCAGTGCGCGGAGGATCTGCAGGGCGGCAAGATCGCCACGGAACTGGTGAATTTCTCCACGAAGTATTTCAGCGATCGCGAGATCGACGTTTCCGTGGAGTTCTCCTGGGGCGCCACCGAGCTCAAGGCGGCCGAGGGCCTGGCCGACGCCATCGTCGAGGTCACCGAAACCGAAACCACGATCCGGGCGCATGGGCTGCGCGTCATCGAGACGCTCACCACCTCGAATCCGCAGCTGATCGCCAACCATGCCGCCTACGCCGACTCGGGGAAGCGGCGCAAGATCGATCAGATCGCGCTGTTGCTCAAGGGCGCGCTGGAAGCGGAGTCACGGGTGGGCCTCAAGATGAACGTGCCGCGGGCGAAGGTGGAAGCCATCGTCGAGGTGCTGCCGAGCATCACCGCGCCGACGGTCGCCAATCTCTTCGGCACCGACTGGCTGTCCATCGAGATCGTCGTCTCGGAGCACGAGGTGCGGGAGCTGATTCCGGAGCTTCGCGCCAAGGGCGCCGAAGGCATCATCGAATACCCGCTCAACAAGATCGTCTGA
- a CDS encoding MBL fold metallo-hydrolase, with protein MSKRQPPFELAPGCYAVDRFLSSWCYLLTGVETLLVDTGMPGRAGAILRAAGEIGVEPSGIDRIVLTHFDMDHSGSAVELQRRTGAPILIHEADVPYLAAPETCPGLRSLLYWPLVPWIMRWRPPVDVSTVQEGDAIDDWQVLHTPGHTPGSMSLLRGDVLVAGDALIHSRGRLHVNVPWLATSRDDERASARRLAASGARVVLPGHYSPCTDPDALTRLARRLERR; from the coding sequence ATGAGCAAACGCCAGCCGCCGTTCGAACTGGCGCCTGGCTGCTACGCGGTGGACCGATTCCTCAGCTCGTGGTGCTACCTGCTGACCGGGGTCGAGACGCTGCTGGTCGACACTGGGATGCCCGGTCGTGCCGGCGCGATCCTTCGCGCCGCCGGCGAGATTGGCGTCGAGCCGTCCGGGATCGATCGCATCGTGCTGACGCACTTCGACATGGACCACAGCGGCAGCGCGGTGGAGCTGCAGCGGCGAACCGGCGCGCCGATCCTGATTCACGAGGCCGACGTGCCGTACCTGGCGGCGCCCGAGACGTGTCCGGGCCTTCGCTCGCTGCTCTACTGGCCGCTCGTCCCATGGATCATGCGCTGGCGTCCGCCGGTCGACGTCTCAACCGTCCAAGAAGGCGACGCGATCGACGACTGGCAGGTGCTGCACACGCCCGGCCACACGCCCGGCAGCATGTCGCTCCTACGCGGCGACGTCCTCGTGGCGGGTGACGCCCTGATCCACAGTCGGGGCCGTCTGCACGTAAACGTGCCCTGGCTGGCCACCAGCCGCGACGATGAGCGCGCGTCCGCCCGCCGCCTGGCGGCGAGCGGCGCGCGCGTGGTGCTGCCGGGGCACTACAGCCCCTGCACCGACCCCGACGCCCTGACGCGGCTGGCGCGTCGTCTCGAGCGCCGCTGA
- a CDS encoding MerR family transcriptional regulator, producing MRSPDDFDAVSEPDVGMRERPAVFIGVVAEITRVHPQTLRHYERIGLVTPGRSRGNVRLYSQEDIERVRLIQRLTHELGVNLAGVEVILNMRETHERQRQESERREQRLGDRHQLEIERLQAEVDRLRAALRRLVG from the coding sequence ATGCGTTCCCCCGACGACTTCGACGCCGTCTCCGAACCGGACGTCGGCATGCGCGAGCGGCCCGCGGTGTTCATCGGCGTGGTGGCGGAAATCACCCGCGTGCATCCGCAAACGCTGCGCCACTACGAGCGCATCGGCCTGGTCACTCCGGGACGATCCCGGGGCAACGTGCGCCTCTATTCGCAGGAAGACATCGAGCGCGTACGGCTGATTCAGCGCTTGACCCATGAGCTGGGCGTGAACCTGGCGGGCGTCGAGGTGATTCTGAACATGCGCGAGACCCACGAGCGCCAGCGGCAGGAATCCGAACGCCGGGAGCAGCGCTTGGGCGATCGCCATCAGCTGGAGATTGAGCGACTGCAGGCGGAAGTCGATCGACTGCGCGCCGCGCTGCGCCGCCTGGTCGGATAG
- a CDS encoding AAA family ATPase has translation MMNFDRFTEKAQETVQRAQSIMLEHAHNQLDAEHILLALLEPADGVAVRIVQRLRVSPDLIRGELRRLLADKPRVSVEDGSGGVAQGQMFVTPQTLELMNAAREEAERLSDEFVGNEHLLLAVTRSRNSEAGHVLRRTGVDTEGIYGALRDVRGAQRSSSPSAESRYEVLEKYSTDLTEIARHDKLDPVIGREPEIKRVIQVLARRTKNNPALIGEPGVGKTAIVEGLAQRIAGNDVPRILRDRRVLAIDMGAMVAGSKFRGEFEERLKAVINEVRASDGEIILFFDELHQAVGAGAAEGAIDASSMLKPALARGELQAIGATTLDEFRTHVERDKALARRFQPVYVEEPSVEETVAVLQGLRPRYEQHHDLKINDEAIDAAARLSDRYLTERHLPDKAIDLMDEAAAKVRVDIFDTPPELRDVEKRIEELQEAEENAWQARDYERAANVKSDVLQLNAKLEDWRKRWLAERDLDDVVSREDIADVVSNITGIPVARMFEEEAARLLHMEDALHKRIVNQQEAVTAVADAIRRSRAGIADPRRPIGSFFFLGPTGVGKTELARALAEFMFDDESAMLRIDMSEFGERHSVSRLVGAPPGYVGYDDAAQLTEKVRRRPYQVVLFDEVEKAHPEIFNVLLQVLDDGRLTDGHGRVVDFSHTIIIMTSNVGAQQIRRENALGFRQSDAPDSAASEDRAMRTRLRNELRKTFRPEFLNRVDEIIIFHSLTQPQLREIVDLMAADLGRRMAAQGIGVELTTAAKDRVLELGWNPDYGARPLRRTLQREVENHIARLLLDQSCDAGCSVRVDVADDDFTFDVQQAAPALNGNNGATAEASPEPAATNA, from the coding sequence ATGATGAACTTCGACCGATTCACCGAAAAGGCGCAGGAGACGGTCCAGCGCGCCCAGTCGATCATGCTGGAGCACGCCCACAACCAGCTCGACGCCGAGCACATCCTGCTGGCGTTGCTGGAGCCGGCGGACGGCGTGGCGGTGCGCATCGTCCAGCGGCTGCGTGTCTCGCCGGACCTGATCCGGGGCGAGCTGCGCCGGCTGCTGGCCGACAAACCCCGCGTCAGCGTCGAGGACGGCAGCGGCGGCGTCGCTCAGGGCCAGATGTTCGTGACCCCGCAGACCCTCGAGCTGATGAACGCGGCCCGCGAGGAGGCCGAGCGCCTCAGCGACGAGTTCGTGGGCAACGAGCACCTGTTGCTGGCCGTGACTCGCTCGCGCAACTCCGAGGCCGGGCACGTGCTGCGCCGCACCGGGGTCGATACGGAAGGCATCTACGGCGCCCTGCGCGACGTTCGGGGCGCGCAGCGCTCCTCAAGTCCGTCGGCCGAGAGCCGCTACGAGGTGCTCGAGAAGTACAGCACCGACCTCACGGAAATCGCACGGCACGACAAGCTCGATCCGGTCATCGGTCGCGAGCCGGAAATCAAGCGCGTGATCCAGGTGCTCGCGCGCCGGACCAAGAACAACCCGGCCCTCATCGGCGAGCCGGGCGTCGGCAAGACCGCCATCGTCGAGGGTCTGGCCCAGCGCATTGCCGGCAACGACGTGCCGCGCATCCTGCGCGACCGCCGCGTGTTGGCCATTGACATGGGCGCCATGGTCGCCGGCTCGAAGTTTCGCGGCGAGTTCGAGGAACGGCTCAAGGCCGTCATCAACGAGGTCCGCGCCTCCGACGGCGAGATCATCCTCTTCTTCGACGAGCTGCACCAGGCCGTGGGGGCGGGCGCCGCCGAGGGCGCCATCGATGCATCGAGCATGCTCAAGCCGGCCCTGGCCCGCGGCGAGCTGCAGGCCATCGGCGCCACCACGCTCGACGAGTTCCGCACCCACGTCGAGCGCGACAAGGCGCTGGCGCGGCGGTTTCAGCCGGTCTACGTGGAGGAGCCATCGGTCGAGGAGACGGTGGCGGTGCTCCAGGGGCTGCGCCCGCGCTACGAGCAGCACCACGACCTCAAGATCAACGACGAGGCCATCGATGCCGCCGCGCGGCTTTCCGACCGCTATCTCACCGAGCGCCACCTGCCGGACAAGGCGATCGACCTGATGGACGAGGCCGCCGCCAAGGTCCGGGTCGACATTTTCGACACGCCGCCCGAGCTGCGCGACGTGGAGAAGCGCATCGAGGAACTGCAAGAGGCCGAGGAAAACGCCTGGCAGGCCCGTGACTACGAGCGGGCCGCCAACGTCAAGTCGGACGTGCTGCAGCTCAACGCCAAGCTCGAGGACTGGCGCAAGCGCTGGCTGGCCGAACGGGACCTCGACGACGTGGTCAGCCGCGAGGACATCGCCGACGTGGTCTCCAACATCACCGGCATTCCCGTGGCGCGCATGTTCGAGGAGGAGGCCGCGCGCCTGCTCCACATGGAAGACGCGCTGCACAAGCGCATCGTCAATCAGCAGGAGGCGGTGACGGCCGTGGCCGACGCCATCCGGCGCTCGCGCGCAGGCATCGCGGATCCGCGTCGGCCCATCGGCTCATTCTTCTTCCTGGGTCCCACCGGCGTCGGCAAGACGGAGCTGGCGCGGGCGCTGGCCGAGTTCATGTTCGACGACGAGTCGGCCATGCTGCGCATCGATATGTCGGAGTTCGGCGAGCGGCACTCGGTTAGCCGGCTGGTCGGGGCGCCTCCCGGATACGTCGGCTACGACGACGCGGCCCAGCTCACGGAAAAGGTGCGGCGGCGGCCCTACCAGGTGGTGCTATTCGACGAGGTCGAGAAGGCCCACCCGGAGATCTTCAACGTCCTGCTGCAGGTGCTCGACGACGGGCGGCTCACCGACGGCCACGGGCGTGTGGTGGACTTCAGCCACACCATCATCATCATGACGTCCAACGTGGGCGCCCAGCAGATTCGGCGCGAAAACGCCCTGGGATTCCGGCAGAGCGATGCCCCGGACTCGGCCGCCAGCGAAGACCGCGCCATGCGCACCCGGCTGCGGAACGAGCTGCGCAAGACGTTCCGGCCCGAGTTCCTCAACCGGGTGGACGAAATCATCATCTTTCACTCGCTCACCCAGCCGCAGCTGCGCGAGATCGTGGACCTGATGGCCGCCGACCTGGGCCGCCGCATGGCCGCGCAGGGCATCGGCGTCGAACTCACCACGGCCGCCAAGGACCGCGTGCTCGAGCTCGGCTGGAATCCGGACTACGGCGCGCGGCCGCTGCGGCGCACCCTGCAGCGCGAGGTCGAAAATCACATCGCGCGGCTGCTGCTGGACCAGAGCTGCGATGCGGGCTGCAGCGTCCGCGTCGACGTGGCCGACGACGACTTCACGTTCGACGTGCAGCAGGCGGCGCCCGCGCTGAACGGCAACAACGGCGCCACGGCCGAAGCCTCGCCGGAACCCGCGGCGACGAACGCCTAG
- a CDS encoding flavin reductase family protein, with protein sequence MSDSDPVSDALNALVYGLVVVGTKSADGEPNGMTANWLTQVSFDPRVVAVAIQDGAHTRQNIDATGVFSISVLPDGSKDLSLKFTAKSTSGEGRLEGEPVTSYDTGTPVLDGAVAWFECRVVGSSQPGDHVVYFGEVVGGSERGGEPQLLSATGMSYGG encoded by the coding sequence ATGTCTGACAGCGACCCGGTATCCGACGCGCTCAACGCTCTTGTCTACGGCCTGGTGGTAGTTGGTACGAAGTCGGCGGATGGCGAGCCGAACGGCATGACGGCGAATTGGCTGACCCAGGTGTCGTTCGATCCGCGCGTGGTCGCGGTGGCGATCCAGGACGGGGCGCACACGCGGCAAAACATCGACGCGACGGGCGTCTTTTCGATTTCGGTCCTGCCGGACGGGTCTAAAGATCTCTCGCTCAAGTTCACGGCCAAGTCCACCAGCGGCGAGGGCCGTCTCGAAGGCGAGCCGGTGACGTCGTATGACACCGGCACGCCGGTCTTGGATGGGGCCGTGGCTTGGTTCGAGTGCCGCGTCGTGGGGAGCAGCCAGCCCGGCGACCACGTGGTCTACTTTGGCGAGGTGGTCGGCGGATCCGAACGCGGCGGCGAGCCGCAGCTCCTGTCCGCCACGGGGATGAGCTACGGGGGATAG
- a CDS encoding PHP domain-containing protein — protein sequence MTTPDGRIRLELHAHTHASPDCGLSPTRLIELLQDRGIEALAVTDHNTMAGAFEMARVSPLPTILAEEIKSTAGDIIGLFLEEEIPRDMSPRDTVAAIKDQGGLVLVPHPFDSLRRSALREATESIREQIDILEVFNGRTLRERDNRTAQDYARDHGLVASVGSDSHLSREVGVSWQVLEPWNDPAEFLDNLRDAELHMELAPAWVHAGSSLHAYATKFRKRLNTWFAG from the coding sequence ATGACGACACCTGACGGCCGCATCCGCCTGGAGCTTCACGCCCACACCCACGCGTCCCCCGACTGCGGGCTGAGCCCGACCCGACTCATCGAGCTGCTGCAAGACCGCGGCATCGAGGCGCTGGCGGTGACGGATCACAACACCATGGCCGGCGCCTTCGAGATGGCGCGCGTCTCGCCCCTGCCCACCATCCTCGCGGAAGAGATCAAGAGCACCGCCGGCGACATCATCGGTCTCTTCCTGGAGGAAGAAATCCCGCGCGACATGTCGCCGCGGGACACCGTGGCCGCCATCAAGGACCAGGGCGGGCTGGTGCTCGTGCCGCATCCATTCGACAGCCTGCGCCGGTCGGCGCTGCGGGAAGCCACCGAGAGCATCCGCGAGCAGATCGACATTCTCGAGGTGTTCAACGGGCGCACCCTGCGCGAGCGCGACAACCGCACGGCGCAGGACTATGCGCGGGATCACGGCCTGGTGGCGTCCGTCGGCTCGGACTCGCATCTGTCCCGCGAGGTGGGCGTGAGCTGGCAGGTGCTCGAGCCGTGGAACGATCCCGCCGAGTTCCTGGACAACCTGCGCGACGCCGAGCTGCACATGGAGCTGGCACCGGCCTGGGTGCATGCCGGCAGCTCGTTGCACGCCTACGCCACCAAGTTTCGGAAGCGGCTGAATACCTGGTTCGCCGGCTGA
- a CDS encoding creatininase family protein yields MTRDEIGALAPSAVAILPTAAIEQHGPHNPVGLDTMCCMAVARAAAEAAGPDLNVVVCPPLHFGSSLHHLPWPGVLTLTSHTFGVVVYELLDSLRMMGFRRVFVLNGHGGNEFLIQQTARDFVLEFREVHVVAGSYWDLAREALEAVPRDGGFSIPGHAGSFETSLMLHLDPELVRAEHIPVTGDTPLPAGLANVTEARDGDFLGDRPTGVSDDASHGTAELGRQYLDAAATVVAAQIREIAASGGDRA; encoded by the coding sequence ATGACACGCGATGAAATCGGCGCCCTGGCGCCCTCGGCGGTGGCCATACTGCCCACCGCGGCCATCGAGCAGCACGGGCCGCACAACCCCGTGGGCCTCGACACCATGTGCTGCATGGCGGTGGCGCGGGCCGCGGCGGAGGCCGCGGGCCCTGATCTCAACGTGGTCGTGTGCCCGCCGCTGCACTTCGGCAGCTCGCTCCATCACCTGCCGTGGCCCGGCGTGCTCACGCTGACCAGCCACACGTTCGGCGTGGTGGTCTACGAGCTGCTCGACAGCCTGCGCATGATGGGGTTTCGCCGGGTGTTCGTGCTCAACGGCCACGGCGGCAACGAGTTCCTGATTCAGCAGACCGCGCGCGATTTCGTGCTGGAATTTCGCGAAGTGCACGTGGTCGCCGGCAGCTACTGGGACCTCGCCCGCGAGGCGCTGGAGGCCGTTCCGCGCGATGGGGGGTTCTCCATCCCAGGGCACGCGGGGTCGTTTGAGACGTCGCTGATGCTCCATCTCGACCCGGAGCTGGTGCGGGCCGAACACATTCCGGTGACCGGCGACACACCGCTGCCGGCCGGCCTCGCCAACGTGACCGAGGCCCGCGACGGCGATTTCCTGGGCGACCGGCCCACCGGCGTGAGCGACGACGCGTCGCACGGCACGGCCGAGTTGGGCCGTCAGTACCTCGACGCGGCGGCGACGGTGGTGGCCGCGCAGATTCGGGAAATCGCGGCGTCGGGCGGCGACCGGGCGTAG
- a CDS encoding ABC transporter ATP-binding protein: MTTAVEIVELEKAFDPSGLVGELRRVVGRPTTPVAALRRVTLRVARGEIYGVVGSNGSGKSTLARIVATLLTPDAGRARVFGRDVEHESADVRRLLNRVSVDASFFKKLSPLENLVFSARLYDLPPRTAEPRVRQILQRLGISGGPLTRPVEQMSRGMQQKVAVARAFLTSPVLLVLDEPTTGLDPASKRDVQAFIQEVRDTHDATVLLMSHDMDEIARLCDRMAVLDDGRIVAQGTPASLAAPGETLEDAFIRLTGHALGDTTNGRSKRGEPAGVGETRP, translated from the coding sequence ATGACCACCGCCGTTGAAATCGTCGAACTGGAAAAGGCCTTCGACCCATCGGGCCTCGTGGGTGAGCTGCGCCGCGTGGTTGGGCGGCCCACGACACCGGTTGCCGCGCTGCGCCGGGTCACGCTGCGTGTGGCGCGAGGTGAGATCTACGGCGTCGTCGGCTCGAACGGCTCCGGCAAGTCCACGCTGGCCCGCATCGTGGCCACGCTGCTGACACCCGACGCGGGCCGCGCGCGCGTGTTCGGCCGCGACGTGGAGCATGAGTCCGCCGACGTGCGGCGCCTGCTGAATCGCGTGTCGGTCGACGCGTCGTTCTTCAAGAAGCTCAGCCCGCTGGAGAACCTCGTCTTCTCGGCACGTCTGTACGACCTGCCGCCGCGCACCGCGGAGCCACGCGTGCGCCAGATTCTGCAACGGCTGGGTATCAGCGGCGGTCCCCTCACCCGGCCGGTCGAGCAGATGTCGCGCGGCATGCAGCAGAAGGTGGCCGTGGCGCGGGCCTTCCTAACCTCGCCGGTGCTGTTGGTGCTCGACGAGCCAACCACCGGACTGGATCCGGCGTCGAAGCGCGACGTGCAGGCGTTCATCCAGGAGGTCCGCGACACCCACGACGCCACGGTGCTGCTCATGTCGCACGACATGGACGAGATTGCCCGGCTGTGCGATCGCATGGCCGTGCTCGACGACGGCCGGATCGTCGCCCAGGGAACGCCCGCGTCGCTGGCCGCGCCCGGGGAGACCTTGGAAGACGCCTTCATTCGCCTCACTGGCCATGCCCTGGGCGACACCACCAACGGACGCTCCAAGCGGGGCGAACCCGCCGGCGTCGGGGAGACGAGACCATGA